A single region of the Pelorhabdus rhamnosifermentans genome encodes:
- a CDS encoding phage tail assembly protein, whose product MKLAKPITKDGTEITELNLDFDKITGNQIIAAEKEARMLGDTTPDACYSKTFQAVIAAKAADQPLIVDDILAMNGMDFINITTQAANFLFGWALPGARANS is encoded by the coding sequence ATGAAACTGGCGAAACCGATCACAAAAGACGGAACCGAAATCACGGAATTAAACCTGGATTTTGATAAAATTACGGGAAATCAGATCATTGCAGCAGAAAAAGAAGCTAGGATGCTTGGCGATACTACGCCGGACGCCTGCTATTCGAAAACATTTCAGGCTGTAATTGCGGCAAAGGCTGCGGATCAGCCGCTGATTGTTGACGATATCCTGGCCATGAATGGGATGGATTTTATAAACATCACAACGCAGGCAGCGAATTTTTTATTCGGTTGGGCATTACCAGGTGCCCGGGCAAACAGCTAA